Sequence from the Pseudomonas sp. 7SR1 genome:
CGTGCCCCTGGCCGCCGGCGCCCTCGCGGTACTGGCGCTGCTGGTCACCCTGATCACTTTCCGCCGGGGCGGCAATGCCGACCTGGCACCGGCCACCCCTTGACTCTCAACAATCCCTGACACTGACGAGGCAGTCATTCATGACCACCATTTTCGACCCGATCAAACTCGGCGACATCGAACTGAAAAACCGCATCATCATGGCACCGCTCACCCGTTGCCGCGCCGACGCAGGCCGTGTGCCGAATGCGCTGATGGCCGAGTACTACGTGCAACGCGCCTCCGCCGGCCTGATCCTCAGCGAGGCGACCTCCGTCACGCCGATGGGCGTGGGCTATCCGGATACCCCGGGTATCTGGTCCAACGACCAGGTGCGCGGCTGGGCCAACATCACCAAGGCGGTACACGGTGCCGGCGGCAAGATTTTCCTGCAGCTGTGGCATGTGGGCCGCATCTCCCATCCGTCCTACCTGAACGGTGAAACACCGGTTGCCCCCAGCGCCATCCAACCCAAGGGCCATGTCAGCCTGGTTCGTCCACTGGCCGACTATCCAACGCCACGCGCGCTGGAAACCGCTGAGATCGCCGACATCGTCGATGCCTACCGCGTAGGCGCCGAAAATGCCAAGGCCGCCGGCTTCGACGGTGTGGAAATCCACGGTGCCAACGGCTACCTGCTCGATCAGTTCCTGCAAAGCAGCACCAACCAGCGCACCGACAATTACGGCGGCTCCCTGGAAAACCGAGCCCGCCTGCTACTGGAAGTGACCGACGCAGCCATCGAAGTCTGGGGAGCCGGCCGGGTCGGCGTGCACCTGGCGCCACGGGCCGACTCCCATGACATGGGCGACGAGAATCGCCTGGAAACCTTCAGCTACGTGGCCCGGGAACTGGGCAAGCGCGGCATTGCCTTCATCTGCTCGCGCGAGAAGGAAGGCGACGACAGCATTGGCCCGCAACTCAAGCAAGCGTTCGGCGGCCCGTACATCGCCAACGAACGTTTCACCAAGGACCGCGCCAATGCCTGGCTGGCCGAAGGCAAAGCCGATGCCGTGGCCTTCGGCGTGCCGTTCATTGCCAACCCGGACCTGCCGGCCCGACTGAAAGCCGATGCACCGCTGAACGAACCGCACCCGGAAACCTTCTATGGCAAAGGTCCGGTGGGTTATATCGACTACCCGGTGATGTAAGTCAGAAAACCAGGCCTTACCCAAAGCCCCGACTCGAAAGAGCCGGGGCTTTTTTATACCTGCAGTTTTTAGAATCCAACGGACCAGCAACAACCGAAATATCAAATAACAAGACAACAAGCAGCTGCTGTGGATTCAAGCATTCAACAACGCTAATAATAAAGCCCGAACCAATTACTACTCAGCCAATGGATTACCACTTATAAGCTCACAGCCATCAATCAATTAAATCCCGATAAATAGTTCATCACGCAACCCCTTTGAATCAAACCAAACAACACACTATCAATACCTATGTGGGCTTTAGCGAGCCTGTAAAAAGAGATACCTTACTATGAACATTCTGAAAAGTTTCACCCTTGCCCTGCTATTCGGACCGGCGATGGTTGCCAGCAGCCTGGCCAATACCGGGGTCACCGTGGAGATCACCAATCACACCCCGCGCACCCTGAACATGATCAACATGGTCACAAACCCGGCACAGCCGGCGGACTTGTCCCTGAGCGGTTACGATGTTGCCTCCAAGTCCACTCGAAACATCTATTTCGTCAATAAAAGAAAATACACTTATCCCACTTCCGACTGGCAACCCAGCCTGAGAAAAGTCAAGCCGATCGAAATTCTGCTCTCGTATCAAATGGACGGGTCCGAATTCGGCTGCCAAGTACAAACCCGATTCGAAGCCCCTATCGGTTTTGGTGTTCTCGAACCTCGTTATCGACCCGACTGGAAAAGCAGGACCGCCTACACCGGCAATGGCGAATATACCTGCCGCTCGGAAATTTCCCAGAAGATGCTGGAGCCGCCTTTCAGCTACACCGTCCGCCTTATTGTCGAGTAATTTAATGGACAGTTGCGGATCGCCCCGCACAGGCGCCGCAATGCCACCCCATACATGAAGCTGCCATGGTGATCCGGCATGATCGAGCGATAGCGCGTTGTCGCCGGACCTGGCAACTGCTCCATGAACGACCCGCCGGGATCCATGCCCGGCGGGTTTTGCCGATCCGCTATTGACACAAACCGATGCAATTACTCATTTTGTTTCATTTGCGCAGGCTGGGGCTCAGGTGCAGCATGTCCAGCCCGATGTCTACCCAGCGCTCGGCCTCACCCGCCAGCGCGAAGCTGTCGGGTGCCAGCAGCCACTGGTACAGAATGCCGTCTATATAGGCGTGAAGAGCGATCGCCGCCCTGTCGGTATCCAGGTCATCCGGCAGTTGGCCGCGATTCATCGCATTGCGCAGCGACAGCGCGATCCGCACGTTGCAGTCGAGATTGACCTGGCGCCGCTGCTGGCGCAAATCGCACATTTCGTCGGTGAACTCGCACTTATGGAAAAGAATCTCATTGATGCGTCGGGTTTTCGGGTCCAGGGCCACCTGTTGGAACAGGCGAACCAGCAGCTTGCGCACACACCCCAGGGGGTCGAGTTCCTCTTCATTTTCACTGGCGCGCGCCAGGTCATCGAGCGGCTCGTGCAAGGTATCGAGCATGGCCTGGAGCAGATCCGCCTTGTTGCTGAAATGCCAGTAGATGGCACCGCGCGTCACACCGGCCAGCGTCGCGATGTCAGCCAGCGTCGTGCGCGCCACGCCCCGCTCGAAAAAAGCCTTTTCGGCCGCTTCGAGTATCTGGCTGCGAGTCTCCAGGGCTTCCTCTTTGGTACGACGGACCATGGCAGTAACCACCTCAATCAGGATGCGTCAGCAATGCGTAAAGGTCAGCTGAACGAATGGGAGGCGATCGTCCATGGAACGCGCTCCCGGTCTGTACGAGCCTTTGTCAGGCTTTTGTAAACCGGATGGTACGCAATTTGGCTGTTTACAAACAACCATGTACGTAAGTATATTTCTTAGCAACCTACTAGTTGAAAATGCGCCTTTGTAACCTTCCAACCTTTCGAGTGCGCCCGTTGCGTGCCTGACCCGAGGATTTCCATGCACTTCAAGCCAGCTGTTACCGCTCTGGTTACCGCCATCGCCCTGGCATCGCTGCTCAGCGGATGTAAGAAGGAAGAAGCGGCCCCTGCCGCACCACCTCCTCAGGTCGGCGTCGTCACCCTCAAGACCCAACCTTTCACCCTGACGTCCGAATTGCCGGGGCGCAGCAGCGCGTTCCGCGTGGCGGAGGTTCGCCCGCAGGTCAACGGCATCATCCTCAAGCGCCTGTTCAAGGAAGGCGCCGACGTCAAGGCCGGCCAGCAGCTGTACCAGATCGACCCGGCCGTATACGAAGCCACGCTCAAGAGCGCCGAGGCCAACCTGCGTTCCACCAAGTCCATTGCCGACCGCTACAAGCAACTGGTGGATGAACAGGCCGTCAGTCGCCAGGAATACGACACCGCCGTGGCCAATCGCCTCGAGTCGGAAGCCAACCTGCAAACCGCCCAGATCAACGTGCGCTACACCAAGGTCTACGCGCCGATCTCCGGGCGTATCGGGCGCTCCTCGGTAACCGAAGGCGCCCTGGTCAGCAACGGCCAGACAGAAGCGATGGCAACCATCCAGCAACTGGACCCGATCTATGTCGACGTGACCCAGAGCTCGGTGGAACTGCTGCAACTGCGCCGCGAGCTGGAAAGTGGCCGGTTGCAGAAGGCCGGCGACAATGCCGCCACGGTCAAGCTGATCCTGGAAGACGGCAGCCAGTACGCCCACGAGGGCAAGCTGGAATTCTCCGAAGTGTCGGTTGACCAGACCACCGGCTCCGTCACCTTGCGCGCCGTGTTCCCCAACCCGGACCACACCCTGCTGCCGGGCATGTTCGTCCATGCGCAATTGCAGGCGGGTGTGAACAGCGCGGCGATCCTCGCTCCACAACAAGGCGTGACCCGCGACCTCAAAGGCATGCCGACCGCCCTGGTGGTGGGCCCGGACAACAAGGTCGAGCTGCGTCAGCTCAAGGCCAGCCGCACCGTCGGCAGCCAGTGGCTGATCGAAGACGGGCTCAAGGCCGGCGATCGCGTGATTACCGAAGGGTTGCAGTACGTACGGCCAGGGGTGGAAGTCAAGGCCACCGAAGCCACCAATGTGGGCACCAAGAACCCGGCCCCCGCCCAGGCAGCTGACAAAGCAGCCGGCGGCAAAGGGGAGTAAACCATGTCGAAATTCTTTATCGACCGTCCGATCTTCGCCTGGGTGATCGCCCTGGTGATCATGCTGGTCGGGGCTCTATCGATCCTCAAGTTGCCGATCAACCAGTACCCGAGCATCGCGCCACCGGCCATCGCGATCCAGGTGACCTACCCGGGCGCGTCCGCGCAGACCGTGCAGGACACCGTGGTGCAGGTCATCGAACAGCAGCTCAACGGTATCGACAACCTGCGCTACGTCTCCTCGGAAAGTAACTCCGACGGCAGCATGACCATCACCGCGACCTTCGAGCAGGGCACCAACTCCGACACCGCGCAGGTCCAGGTCCAGAACAAGCTGAACCTGGCCACCCCGCTGCTGCCGCAAGAAGTGCAGCAACAGGGTATCCGCGTGACCAAGTCGGTGAGGAACTTCCTGATGGTGATCGGCGTGGTGTCGCGCGACGGCACCATGACCCGGGAAGACCTTTCCAACTACATCGTGTCGAACATGCAGGACCCGATCTCGCGCACCTCGGGTGTCGGCGACTTCCAGGTCTTCGGTGCCCAGTACGCGATGCGGATCTGGCTCGACCCGGCCAAGCTGAACAATTACAACCTGACACCGTCGGACGTGAGTACCGCCATCTCCGCACAGAACGTCCAGGTCTCGTCCGGCCAGCTCGGTGGCCTGCCCGCCGTGCCCGGCCAGCAACTGAACGCCACCATCATCGGCAAGACCCGCCTGCAGACCGCCGACCAGTTCAAGGCGATCCTGCTCAAGGTCAACCCGGATGGCTCCCAAGTACGCCTTGGCGATGTCGCCGAGGTGGGCCTGGGCGGCGAGAACTACAGCATCAACGCCCAGTTCAACGGTGCCCCGGCCTCGGGCCTGGCAGTGCGCCTGGCCACCGGTGCCAACGCCCTCGACACGGCCAAGGCCCTGCGCAAGACCGTGGACGACCTCAAGCCGTTCTTCCCGCCAGGCATGGAAGTGGTGTTCCCCTATGACACCACGCCGGTGGTGAGCGAGTCGATCAAGGGCGTGGTGGAAACCTTGGTCGAAGCGGTCGTGCTGGTGTTCCTGGTGATGTTCCTGTTCCTGCAGAACTTCCGCGCCACCATCATCACCACGATGACCGTGCCGGTGGTATTGCTGGGCACCTTCGGGGTCCTCGCGGCGTTCGGTTTCAGTATCAACACCCTGACCATGTTCGGCATGGTGCTT
This genomic interval carries:
- a CDS encoding alkene reductase; the protein is MTTIFDPIKLGDIELKNRIIMAPLTRCRADAGRVPNALMAEYYVQRASAGLILSEATSVTPMGVGYPDTPGIWSNDQVRGWANITKAVHGAGGKIFLQLWHVGRISHPSYLNGETPVAPSAIQPKGHVSLVRPLADYPTPRALETAEIADIVDAYRVGAENAKAAGFDGVEIHGANGYLLDQFLQSSTNQRTDNYGGSLENRARLLLEVTDAAIEVWGAGRVGVHLAPRADSHDMGDENRLETFSYVARELGKRGIAFICSREKEGDDSIGPQLKQAFGGPYIANERFTKDRANAWLAEGKADAVAFGVPFIANPDLPARLKADAPLNEPHPETFYGKGPVGYIDYPVM
- a CDS encoding TetR family transcriptional regulator, producing the protein MVRRTKEEALETRSQILEAAEKAFFERGVARTTLADIATLAGVTRGAIYWHFSNKADLLQAMLDTLHEPLDDLARASENEEELDPLGCVRKLLVRLFQQVALDPKTRRINEILFHKCEFTDEMCDLRQQRRQVNLDCNVRIALSLRNAMNRGQLPDDLDTDRAAIALHAYIDGILYQWLLAPDSFALAGEAERWVDIGLDMLHLSPSLRK
- a CDS encoding efflux RND transporter periplasmic adaptor subunit; the protein is MHFKPAVTALVTAIALASLLSGCKKEEAAPAAPPPQVGVVTLKTQPFTLTSELPGRSSAFRVAEVRPQVNGIILKRLFKEGADVKAGQQLYQIDPAVYEATLKSAEANLRSTKSIADRYKQLVDEQAVSRQEYDTAVANRLESEANLQTAQINVRYTKVYAPISGRIGRSSVTEGALVSNGQTEAMATIQQLDPIYVDVTQSSVELLQLRRELESGRLQKAGDNAATVKLILEDGSQYAHEGKLEFSEVSVDQTTGSVTLRAVFPNPDHTLLPGMFVHAQLQAGVNSAAILAPQQGVTRDLKGMPTALVVGPDNKVELRQLKASRTVGSQWLIEDGLKAGDRVITEGLQYVRPGVEVKATEATNVGTKNPAPAQAADKAAGGKGE